Proteins co-encoded in one Populus trichocarpa isolate Nisqually-1 chromosome 10, P.trichocarpa_v4.1, whole genome shotgun sequence genomic window:
- the LOC7459033 gene encoding cyclin-T1-4 isoform X1: MSFARNYRSQGGTCHDDRWTSFNGNNFNHRNRNVNVNRSSNYNYIWNHSNFRDFSSGKFRDHVNGYANPPTVGPAFKRRKFSVDTWGECGGRHYPQYNAYQCADQSTYNNSAPLITRSNAEVSTSTSMSCKRDRSKLEEDEPVFLSKDEIERYSPSRKDGIDALRETHLRYSYCAFLQNLGLRLELPQTTIGTAMVLCHRFFVRRSHACHDRFLIAVAALFLAAKSEETPCPLNNVVRASCEIFHKQDITFLSYLLPFDWFEQYRERVIEAEQMILTTLNFELNVQHPYGPLTSVLNKLGLSQTVLVNLALNLVSEGLRSSLWLQFKPHHIAAGAAYLAAKLLNFDLAFYQNIWQEFETTPAILQDVSEQLMELF; the protein is encoded by the exons ATGTCTTTTGCACGGAATTATCGTTCACAAGGAGGAACATGCCATGATGATCGGTGGACCTCTTTCAATGGAAACAATTTCAACCATAGAAACAGGAACGTCAATGTGAATAGGAGCAGCAACTACAACTACATCTGGAATCATAGCAATTTCCGTGATTTCTCCTCGGGGAAATTCAGGGACCATGTCAATGGTTATGCTAACCCTCCTACTGTTGGACCAGcttttaaaaggagaaaatttaGTGTGGATACTTGGGGAGAGTGTGGTGGGAGACACTACCCTCAGTACAATGCATATCAATGCGCTGATCAATCAACTTACAACAATTCAGCCCCTCTGATCACAAGATCCAATGCTGAGGTCTCTACATCTACATCTATGAGTTGCAAACGTGACCGCTCAAAACTGGAAGAAGATGAACCAGTATTTTTGTCAAAGGATGAGATTGAGAGATACTCCCCATCAAGAAAAGATGGAATTGATGCACTACGTGAAACACATCTGCGTTATTCTTATTGTGCCTTCCTTCAGAATCTTGGGCTGCGGCTGGAGTT GCCACAAACTACTATTGGCACCGCCATGGTTTTGTGCCACCGGTTTTTTGTTCGACGATCACATGCTTGCCATGATAGATTT TTAATTGCCGTTGCTGCACTTTTTCTCGCTGCAAAGTCTGAGGAGACACCTTGTCCTTTGAACAATGTAGTGAGAGCCTCTTGTGAGATTTTCCACAAGCAGGATATTACTTTCTTGTCATACCTGCTCCCTTTT GATTGGTTTGAACAGTACCGAGAGCGAGTGATTGAGGCTGAGCAAATGATTCTGACTACACTCAATTTTGAACTCAATGTGCAGCATCCATATGGTCCCCTTACATCTGTCCTCAACAAATTAGGTCTTTCACAAACTGTGTTGGTGAATCTGGCGCTAAACTTGGTCAGTGAAGG gCTTCGGAGTTCCTTATGGCTTCAGTTTAAGCCCCATCACATTGCTGCTGGTGCTGCCTATCTAGCTGCCAAGCTTCTAAATTTTGATCTTGCTTTTTACCAGAATATCTGGCAGGAGTTTGAAACAACACCAGCTATTCTCCAAG
- the LOC7459033 gene encoding cyclin-T1-4 isoform X2, with translation MSFARNYRSQGGTCHDDRWTSFNGNNFNHRNRNVNVNRSSNYNYIWNHSNFRDFSSGKFRDHVNGYANPPTVGPAFKRRKFSVDTWGECGGRHYPQYNAYQCADQSTYNNSAPLITRSNAEVSTSTSMSCKRDRSKLEEDEPVFLSKDEIERYSPSRKDGIDALRETHLRYSYCAFLQNLGLRLELPQTTIGTAMVLCHRFFVRRSHACHDRFLIAVAALFLAAKSEETPCPLNNVVRASCEIFHKQDITFLSYLLPFDWFEQYRERVIEAEQMILTTLNFELNVQHPYGPLTSVLNKLGLSQTVLVNLALNLVSEGFGTLSAILQSFLQNILPGFAAFVVGFGVPYGFSLSPITLLLVLPI, from the exons ATGTCTTTTGCACGGAATTATCGTTCACAAGGAGGAACATGCCATGATGATCGGTGGACCTCTTTCAATGGAAACAATTTCAACCATAGAAACAGGAACGTCAATGTGAATAGGAGCAGCAACTACAACTACATCTGGAATCATAGCAATTTCCGTGATTTCTCCTCGGGGAAATTCAGGGACCATGTCAATGGTTATGCTAACCCTCCTACTGTTGGACCAGcttttaaaaggagaaaatttaGTGTGGATACTTGGGGAGAGTGTGGTGGGAGACACTACCCTCAGTACAATGCATATCAATGCGCTGATCAATCAACTTACAACAATTCAGCCCCTCTGATCACAAGATCCAATGCTGAGGTCTCTACATCTACATCTATGAGTTGCAAACGTGACCGCTCAAAACTGGAAGAAGATGAACCAGTATTTTTGTCAAAGGATGAGATTGAGAGATACTCCCCATCAAGAAAAGATGGAATTGATGCACTACGTGAAACACATCTGCGTTATTCTTATTGTGCCTTCCTTCAGAATCTTGGGCTGCGGCTGGAGTT GCCACAAACTACTATTGGCACCGCCATGGTTTTGTGCCACCGGTTTTTTGTTCGACGATCACATGCTTGCCATGATAGATTT TTAATTGCCGTTGCTGCACTTTTTCTCGCTGCAAAGTCTGAGGAGACACCTTGTCCTTTGAACAATGTAGTGAGAGCCTCTTGTGAGATTTTCCACAAGCAGGATATTACTTTCTTGTCATACCTGCTCCCTTTT GATTGGTTTGAACAGTACCGAGAGCGAGTGATTGAGGCTGAGCAAATGATTCTGACTACACTCAATTTTGAACTCAATGTGCAGCATCCATATGGTCCCCTTACATCTGTCCTCAACAAATTAGGTCTTTCACAAACTGTGTTGGTGAATCTGGCGCTAAACTTGGTCAGTGAAGG TTTTGGTACTCTATCAGCAATCCTGCAGAGTTTCTTGCAAAATATTCTTCCTGGGTTTGCTGCTTTTGTGGTGG gCTTCGGAGTTCCTTATGGCTTCAGTTTAAGCCCCATCACATTGCTGCTGGTGCTGCCTATCTAG
- the LOC7459033 gene encoding cyclin-T1-4 isoform X4, whose translation MSFARNYRSQGGTCHDDRWTSFNGNNFNHRNRNVNVNRSSNYNYIWNHSNFRDFSSGKFRDHVNGYANPPTVGPAFKRRKFSVDTWGECGGRHYPQYNAYQCADQSTYNNSAPLITRSNAEVSTSTSMSCKRDRSKLEEDEPVFLSKDEIERYSPSRKDGIDALRETHLRYSYCAFLQNLGLRLELPQTTIGTAMVLCHRFFVRRSHACHDRFLIAVAALFLAAKSEETPCPLNNVVRASCEIFHKQDITFLSYLLPFDWFEQYRERVIEAEQMILTTLNFELNVQHPYGPLTSVLNKLGLSQTVLVNLALNLVSEGVYTRLTCSPV comes from the exons ATGTCTTTTGCACGGAATTATCGTTCACAAGGAGGAACATGCCATGATGATCGGTGGACCTCTTTCAATGGAAACAATTTCAACCATAGAAACAGGAACGTCAATGTGAATAGGAGCAGCAACTACAACTACATCTGGAATCATAGCAATTTCCGTGATTTCTCCTCGGGGAAATTCAGGGACCATGTCAATGGTTATGCTAACCCTCCTACTGTTGGACCAGcttttaaaaggagaaaatttaGTGTGGATACTTGGGGAGAGTGTGGTGGGAGACACTACCCTCAGTACAATGCATATCAATGCGCTGATCAATCAACTTACAACAATTCAGCCCCTCTGATCACAAGATCCAATGCTGAGGTCTCTACATCTACATCTATGAGTTGCAAACGTGACCGCTCAAAACTGGAAGAAGATGAACCAGTATTTTTGTCAAAGGATGAGATTGAGAGATACTCCCCATCAAGAAAAGATGGAATTGATGCACTACGTGAAACACATCTGCGTTATTCTTATTGTGCCTTCCTTCAGAATCTTGGGCTGCGGCTGGAGTT GCCACAAACTACTATTGGCACCGCCATGGTTTTGTGCCACCGGTTTTTTGTTCGACGATCACATGCTTGCCATGATAGATTT TTAATTGCCGTTGCTGCACTTTTTCTCGCTGCAAAGTCTGAGGAGACACCTTGTCCTTTGAACAATGTAGTGAGAGCCTCTTGTGAGATTTTCCACAAGCAGGATATTACTTTCTTGTCATACCTGCTCCCTTTT GATTGGTTTGAACAGTACCGAGAGCGAGTGATTGAGGCTGAGCAAATGATTCTGACTACACTCAATTTTGAACTCAATGTGCAGCATCCATATGGTCCCCTTACATCTGTCCTCAACAAATTAGGTCTTTCACAAACTGTGTTGGTGAATCTGGCGCTAAACTTGGTCAGTGAAGG GGTCTACACAAGATTAACGTGCTCACCTGTATGA
- the LOC7459033 gene encoding cyclin-T1-4 isoform X3 — protein MSFARNYRSQGGTCHDDRWTSFNGNNFNHRNRNVNVNRSSNYNYIWNHSNFRDFSSGKFRDHVNGYANPPTVGPAFKRRKFSVDTWGECGGRHYPQYNAYQCADQSTYNNSAPLITRSNAEVSTSTSMSCKRDRSKLEEDEPVFLSKDEIERYSPSRKDGIDALRETHLRYSYCAFLQNLGLRLELPQTTIGTAMVLCHRFFVRRSHACHDRFLIAVAALFLAAKSEETPCPLNNVVRASCEIFHKQDITFLSYLLPFDWFEQYRERVIEAEQMILTTLNFELNVQHPYGPLTSVLNKLGLSQTVLVNLALNLVSEGKQFDLDHLLVNILYLDFLTLVQLKTWFKI, from the exons ATGTCTTTTGCACGGAATTATCGTTCACAAGGAGGAACATGCCATGATGATCGGTGGACCTCTTTCAATGGAAACAATTTCAACCATAGAAACAGGAACGTCAATGTGAATAGGAGCAGCAACTACAACTACATCTGGAATCATAGCAATTTCCGTGATTTCTCCTCGGGGAAATTCAGGGACCATGTCAATGGTTATGCTAACCCTCCTACTGTTGGACCAGcttttaaaaggagaaaatttaGTGTGGATACTTGGGGAGAGTGTGGTGGGAGACACTACCCTCAGTACAATGCATATCAATGCGCTGATCAATCAACTTACAACAATTCAGCCCCTCTGATCACAAGATCCAATGCTGAGGTCTCTACATCTACATCTATGAGTTGCAAACGTGACCGCTCAAAACTGGAAGAAGATGAACCAGTATTTTTGTCAAAGGATGAGATTGAGAGATACTCCCCATCAAGAAAAGATGGAATTGATGCACTACGTGAAACACATCTGCGTTATTCTTATTGTGCCTTCCTTCAGAATCTTGGGCTGCGGCTGGAGTT GCCACAAACTACTATTGGCACCGCCATGGTTTTGTGCCACCGGTTTTTTGTTCGACGATCACATGCTTGCCATGATAGATTT TTAATTGCCGTTGCTGCACTTTTTCTCGCTGCAAAGTCTGAGGAGACACCTTGTCCTTTGAACAATGTAGTGAGAGCCTCTTGTGAGATTTTCCACAAGCAGGATATTACTTTCTTGTCATACCTGCTCCCTTTT GATTGGTTTGAACAGTACCGAGAGCGAGTGATTGAGGCTGAGCAAATGATTCTGACTACACTCAATTTTGAACTCAATGTGCAGCATCCATATGGTCCCCTTACATCTGTCCTCAACAAATTAGGTCTTTCACAAACTGTGTTGGTGAATCTGGCGCTAAACTTGGTCAGTGAAGG GAAGCAATTTGATTTGGACCATcttcttgtaaatatattatatcTGGATTTTCTCACACTAGTTCAGCTAAAGACATGGTTTAAGATTTAG